A genome region from Dehalococcoidia bacterium includes the following:
- a CDS encoding MMPL family transporter codes for MEASLQADFLALVDRYTPIVFAFVLGLSFLLLMLAFRSVVVPAKAVLMNLVSVGAAYGLTVLVFQKGVGADLPGFQQVDVMEAWRSCKELCVGVCV; via the coding sequence GTGGAGGCCAGCCTACAGGCCGACTTCCTCGCCCTGGTGGACAGATACACGCCCATCGTCTTCGCCTTCGTGTTGGGGCTGAGCTTCCTGTTGCTGATGCTGGCCTTCCGCTCAGTAGTGGTGCCGGCCAAGGCCGTGTTGATGAACCTGGTGTCGGTGGGAGCAGCCTATGGGCTGACGGTGTTGGTGTTCCAGAAGGGGGTGGGCGCCGACCTGCCGGGCTTCCAGCAGGTGGACGTCATGGAGGCCTGGAGGTCGTGTAAGGAATTATGTGTAGGAGTCTGTGTTTAA
- a CDS encoding MMPL family transporter — MEALYEHLLALGSEVVSNALAYHQHGGENLVSADGHTALPVLTLAGDMDGAGERVEHIRAVLRGLDGQHGSRVLRTGQASALRHQRNQRYGPRGGHRLLPLHHLSLSRGAGAGAKPGGGHRRHGRHRQTCRLFSGLTVITAMSAFLTVSMPVFRSLALGAVLVVAMAVLASLTLVPALLGLLGDRVNALRMPLLARFAGADFRRGFWDWVARVVMRCPILGLGMAVALLVALAAPCRQLETGFNGASTLPSKQAFSPWPATSPPAWCSRPRWSSTVICLPPRPR; from the coding sequence GTGGAGGCCCTCTACGAGCATCTCCTCGCCCTGGGGTCGGAGGTGGTCTCCAACGCCCTGGCTTATCACCAGCATGGGGGCGAGAACCTGGTGTCGGCCGATGGCCACACCGCCCTCCCGGTCCTTACACTGGCCGGGGACATGGACGGCGCCGGGGAGCGGGTGGAGCACATCCGCGCCGTCCTCCGTGGGTTGGATGGCCAGCATGGCTCCCGGGTCCTACGTACCGGGCAGGCCAGCGCTCTTCGCCACCAACGTAATCAGCGTTATGGGCCTCGGGGTGGGCATAGACTACTGCCCCTTCATCATCTATCGCTATCGCGAGGAGCGGGCGCGGGTGCTAAACCAGGTGGAGGCCATCGCCGCCACGGGCGACACCGCCAGACGTGCCGTCTCTTTAGCGGCCTTACCGTCATCACCGCCATGTCGGCCTTTTTGACAGTGTCCATGCCCGTGTTCCGCAGCCTGGCGTTGGGCGCCGTCTTGGTGGTGGCCATGGCCGTCCTGGCGTCCCTGACCCTTGTGCCGGCCCTGCTGGGGCTGCTAGGGGACCGGGTCAACGCCCTGCGGATGCCCCTCCTGGCCCGCTTCGCCGGCGCCGACTTTCGCCGCGGCTTTTGGGACTGGGTGGCCCGCGTCGTGATGCGCTGCCCCATCCTTGGCCTCGGGATGGCGGTGGCATTGCTGGTCGCCCTCGCCGCCCCATGCCGCCAGCTCGAGACGGGCTTCAACGGCGCCAGCACCCTGCCCTCCAAGCAGGCCTTCTCGCCCTGGCCCGCTACTTCCCCTCCGGCCTGGTGCAGCCGGCCCAGGTGGTCATCGACGGTAATTTGTCTTCCCCCCAGGCCCAGGTAG
- a CDS encoding YihY/virulence factor BrkB family protein, with protein MALRLGSLAFLRTLARLLLTAAQGYSQHGCSLLAAAISYYVMFSLFPLLIFAAGVAALILRDPDLQRRAIDAILDALPLSPIKGRQDLEDLFRTISGPTSGGIGLLGLVGSAWSASNMLAAVRRSLDVVFETPSRPLVRGKLADFTAMAALSLLLLASVGLSLLLALAQRRLVGEGAAGAALDALLLALSYFLPLPVSLAAFLFLFVWVPATRPSWRHALAGATVAALLFEVAKNLFGLYVRNFANFDLVFGSLGAVAAFLFWVYLSAAIMLYGAEVVAASLGRGEA; from the coding sequence ATGGCCCTGCGGCTGGGCAGCCTAGCCTTTCTCCGCACCCTCGCCCGCCTCCTCCTGACCGCTGCCCAGGGATACTCCCAACATGGCTGCTCGCTTCTGGCCGCCGCCATCTCCTACTACGTCATGTTTTCCCTCTTCCCCCTCCTCATCTTCGCCGCCGGGGTGGCCGCCCTCATCTTACGCGACCCCGATCTCCAGCGGCGAGCCATCGACGCCATCCTGGACGCGCTGCCCTTGAGCCCCATCAAGGGGAGGCAGGACCTAGAGGACCTATTCCGGACCATCAGCGGCCCCACAAGCGGGGGCATCGGCCTGCTGGGGTTGGTGGGGTCGGCCTGGAGCGCCAGCAACATGCTGGCGGCAGTGCGCCGCAGCCTGGACGTGGTCTTCGAGACGCCGTCCCGGCCCCTGGTGAGGGGCAAGCTGGCCGACTTCACAGCCATGGCTGCTTTGAGCCTGCTCCTTTTGGCGTCCGTGGGCCTCAGTCTGCTGCTGGCCTTGGCCCAGCGACGCTTGGTGGGGGAGGGGGCGGCGGGCGCAGCATTAGATGCCCTGCTGCTGGCCCTCTCTTACTTCCTGCCCTTGCCGGTGTCTCTGGCGGCCTTCCTGTTCCTCTTCGTGTGGGTGCCGGCCACCCGGCCCTCTTGGCGCCACGCGCTGGCCGGGGCGACGGTGGCAGCGTTGCTGTTCGAGGTGGCCAAGAACCTGTTCGGCCTCTACGTGCGTAACTTCGCCAACTTCGACTTGGTATTCGGCTCCCTGGGGGCGGTCGCGGCTTTCCTGTTCTGGGTCTACTTGAGCGCGGCCATCATGCTGTACGGCGCCGAAGTGGTAGCTGCTTCCCTGGGACGTGGGGAGGCCTAA